From the Osmerus eperlanus chromosome 21, fOsmEpe2.1, whole genome shotgun sequence genome, one window contains:
- the LOC134007670 gene encoding protein downstream neighbor of son homolog, with product MSKAGYSPSFKRPAEILRMRRKRARSEGVNTGGRGSVSSPGQGASGVRPFSPGPLFSGQAGSGAGVKRRNPFASIENTYNSPKKRLVIYNDEDAAGSLGKPLGSAVEGETSTKAEATAFGGSLPFSERLILAEKREPDVSVKKQPSLSEDDSLFEEDEDMFLEERTPILKSPQAGVGSSIAPPVCVEYPADWSLKTRLLFTSPLSFSWAEQPKAQEEAQGLSQHCRAEYSALPQSIQDPRSCAELRSGFQQCLQYWQHPSLPWMSLFPRIGAERSFMGKNSPWAQDPALQQCLMSEWSVSLSSLYSLLKARLCPYFYLCSYQFTALFRAAGLGGSSSISALLSPTTRGLREAMKAEGIEFTMPLLEERRRRSKEPAGSSQDTPREQEEHTELSEDSGKEGLDDDDDDEDDGGFSWLTEMGVQDQIKKPDNISIKLRKERDAVCLDHRPESVVCVEGTHTFTLINFLINCKSVVAGAGSQAGLPPTLLAPTPFKRATLRSLKARSVNVKTQVRSGYQDVCSLEVTGPIMPHCLHAVTRLLRPAQRGGFSTALYTHEPTAVFNTHTATEPVQQPVELGGCGLHPGTVQQLLEPSVLGKSALRQLHMNSYSYSWKA from the exons ATGTCTAAAGCTGGTTATTCCCCCAGCTTCAAACGACCAGCTGAAATCCTTCGAATGCGGAGGAAGAGAGCCCGCAGCGAGGGTGTCAACACTGGAGGCCGAGGTTCAGTCTCCAGCCCCGGTCAGGGAGCCTCCGGAGTGCGGCCGTTCTCACCCGGTCCCCTGTTCAGTGGTCAGGCAGGCTCTGGGGCTGGAGTGAAGCGGAGAAATCCCTTTGCCAGTATCGAGAACACGTACAACAGTCCAAAGAAGAGACTGGTCATTTACAACGACGAGGATGCAGCAGGCTCCTTGGGCAAGCCTCTAGGCTCGGCAGTGGAGGGGGAAACTTCAACAAAGGCCGAGGCTACTGCATTTGGAGGCAGTCTGCCTTTTAGCGAACGACTGATCCTGGCAGAGAAACGAGAACCAGACGTGTCAGTTAAG AAGCAACCTTCACTTTCAGAAGATGACTCTCTGTTTGAGGAAGATGAGGACATGTTCCTAGAGGAGAGAACGCCCATATTAAAA AGTCCCCAGGCTGGTGTGGGAAGCTCAATAGCGCCCCCCGTGTGTGTGGAGTACCCCGCCGACTGGAGCCTGAAAAcgcgcctcctcttcacctcccctctctccttctcctgggcGGAGCAGCCCAAGGCGCAAGAGGAGGCGCAGGGCCTCAGCCAGCACTGCAGGGCAGAGTACAGCGCCCTGCCTCAGAGCATACAG GACCCGCGGTCGTGTGCGGAGCTACGCAGTGGCTTCCAGCAGTGTCTGCAGTACTGGCagcacccctccctgccctggatGTCCCTGTTCCCCCGCATAGGAGCCGAGAGGAGCTTCATGGGGAAGAACAGCCCCTGGGCCCAGGACCCGGCCCTGCAGCAGTGTCTGATGAGCGAATG gtcggtgagtctgtcctctctctacagCCTGCTGAAGGCCAGACTGTGTCCCTACTTCTACCTGTGCTCCTACCAGTTCACCGCTCTGTTCAGGGCCGCCGGCCTGGGCGGCTCCAGCAGCatctccgccctcctctcccccaccaccaggGGCCTGCGAGAGGCCATGAAGGCAGAGG GTATTGAGTTCACCATGCctctgctggaggagaggaggaggaggagcaaggaGCCGGCTGGGTCCAGCCAGGACACCCCcagagaacaggaggagcaCACAGA GCTGTCAGAGGATAGTGGTAAGGAGGGGctggacgatgatgatgatgatgaagatgatggtggATTCTCCTGGCTAACAGAGATGGGGGTGCAGGATCAAATCAAGAAACCTGACAACATCTCCATCAAACT tcGTAAAGAGCGTGATGCTGTGTGTCTGGACCACAGGCCagagtctgtggtgtgtgtggagggaacacacaccttcaccctcATCAACTTCCTCATCAACTGTAAGAGTGTGGTAGCAGGGGCTGGATCCCAGGCCGGCCTACCCCCCACACTGCTGGCCCCCACGCCCTTCAAAAGAGCCACGCTCAGATCCCTGAAG GCACGCAGCGTGAACGTGAAGACCCAGGTGCGTTCTGGGTACCAGGATGTCTGCAGTCTGGAGGTCACGGGTCCCATCATGCCTCACTGCCTCCACGCCGTCACGCGCCTCCTCCGGCCGGCTCAGAGGGGGGGCTTCTCCACAGCCCTCTACACACACGAGCCCACCGCcgtgttcaacacacacaccgccacggAGCCC gtgCAGCAGCCAGTGGAGCTGGGAGGCTGTGGGCTCCACCCCGGCACCGTGCAGCAGCTGCTGGAACCCTCCGTCCTGGGGAAGAGCGCCCTTCGACAGCTCCACATGAACAGCTACTCCTACTCCTGGAAGGCTTGA